One genomic region from Jilunia laotingensis encodes:
- a CDS encoding transposase, protein MAKIQNISEIHPTLGFTEFDILEKYRKSFHASELGSLHSVFPFESIAKETGLSQSRLGRRNSFSPSAKIALMVLKAYTGFSDRLLVEHLNGNIHYQLFCGIMIDPSCPITNYKIISAIRNEIASRLDIDSLQKILASHWKPYLENLHVCMTDATCYESHMRFPTDMKLLWESIEWLYRHVCMHCGKLGIRRPRNKYADVAVSYLSYCKKRKRKASRTRMLKRRMIRLLEKLIIQRDDIHREYGSSLTYTQDYQKRLSIIRKVLVQEKELFEGRKVSERIVSIDRHYVRPIVRGKETKSVEFGAKANNIQIDGISFIGHISFKAFNEGIRLKDCIRMHQKLMNVRVRCVAADSIYANNANRKFCTKYGISTSFVRKGRAAKDEVVRKALRSELSRERATRLEGSFGTQKQHYSLSKIKARNRKTEILWIFFGIHTANAILMIDKIKNGQKKAA, encoded by the coding sequence ATGGCGAAGATACAAAATATTTCAGAAATTCACCCTACTTTAGGGTTTACAGAATTCGATATTCTGGAAAAATATCGTAAGAGTTTTCATGCGAGTGAGCTTGGCAGTCTTCATTCCGTGTTTCCGTTCGAGAGTATAGCCAAAGAGACAGGCCTTTCACAATCCCGCTTGGGTCGCAGGAACAGTTTCAGTCCTTCCGCGAAGATAGCCCTTATGGTACTGAAGGCTTACACCGGATTCTCTGACAGGCTGCTGGTAGAACATCTTAACGGAAACATACACTATCAGTTGTTCTGTGGTATCATGATAGACCCGTCCTGCCCCATAACCAACTACAAGATAATCAGCGCTATCCGTAATGAGATAGCATCCCGTCTTGACATCGACTCCCTTCAGAAAATCCTTGCCTCACACTGGAAGCCTTATCTTGAGAACCTTCACGTGTGTATGACCGATGCCACATGTTATGAAAGTCATATGCGTTTCCCTACGGACATGAAGCTCCTTTGGGAAAGCATCGAATGGCTCTACCGGCATGTCTGCATGCATTGTGGGAAACTCGGCATAAGGCGTCCCCGTAACAAATATGCGGATGTTGCGGTATCCTATCTATCCTATTGCAAGAAAAGAAAGAGGAAGGCTTCGAGGACAAGAATGCTGAAGCGTCGCATGATCAGACTCCTGGAAAAACTCATCATACAACGGGATGACATTCACAGAGAATACGGCTCTTCACTCACATATACACAGGATTATCAGAAACGGCTTTCCATCATCAGAAAGGTCCTTGTACAGGAAAAGGAACTCTTTGAAGGCAGGAAGGTCAGTGAACGTATTGTCAGTATTGACCGTCATTACGTACGCCCTATCGTAAGGGGCAAGGAGACAAAATCTGTCGAGTTCGGTGCAAAGGCTAATAACATACAGATAGACGGAATCTCGTTCATCGGGCACATCTCTTTCAAGGCATTCAATGAGGGCATACGTCTGAAAGACTGTATCCGTATGCATCAGAAGTTGATGAATGTAAGGGTCAGGTGTGTGGCCGCTGATTCCATATACGCCAATAATGCCAACAGGAAGTTCTGTACAAAATATGGGATATCAACCTCCTTTGTACGCAAGGGAAGGGCTGCAAAGGACGAGGTGGTGAGAAAGGCTCTCAGGAGTGAACTCTCAAGGGAAAGAGCCACCAGGCTTGAAGGCAGTTTCGGTACGCAAAAACAGCATTACTCGCTATCGAAAATCAAAGCACGGAACAGGAAAACAGAAATCCTGTGGATTTTCTTTGGGATACATACGGCAAACGCAATATTGATGATTGATAAAATCAAAAACGGACAGAAGAAAGCTGCATAG
- a CDS encoding nitroreductase family protein, whose product MKRYSILCILALLLGTFVSCTFTQEKEEGSGNVALDNIFARKSVRTYLNKGVEKDKIDKMLRAGMAAPSGKDTRPWEFVLVTERASLDSMAATLPYAKMLAQARYAIVVCGDSARSSYWYLDCSAAAQNILLAAEAQGLGAVWTAAYPYEDRMEVVRKYTALPENVLPLCVIPFGYPSTEQQPKQKFDENKIHYNRY is encoded by the coding sequence ATGAAAAGATATTCTATTTTGTGTATATTGGCCCTGTTGCTGGGTACTTTTGTCTCTTGTACTTTTACTCAGGAAAAGGAAGAGGGGAGCGGAAATGTAGCCTTGGATAATATTTTTGCCCGTAAAAGTGTACGTACTTATTTGAATAAAGGAGTTGAGAAAGATAAAATCGACAAGATGCTTCGTGCTGGAATGGCTGCTCCTTCCGGTAAAGACACGCGCCCCTGGGAATTTGTGCTAGTTACCGAACGGGCTTCTCTCGATTCGATGGCTGCGACATTGCCTTATGCAAAAATGCTCGCGCAAGCACGTTATGCAATTGTGGTTTGTGGAGATTCTGCCCGCTCTTCTTATTGGTATTTGGATTGTTCAGCCGCTGCCCAGAACATATTGCTTGCTGCCGAGGCGCAAGGGCTTGGTGCCGTTTGGACGGCTGCATATCCATATGAAGACCGGATGGAAGTGGTACGGAAATATACGGCTCTTCCTGAAAATGTTCTTCCGTTGTGTGTCATTCCTTTCGGTTATCCTTCCACTGAACAGCAGCCTAAACAAAAATTTGATGAGAATAAAATACATTACAACAGATACTGA
- a CDS encoding transglycosylase SLT domain-containing protein: MKRQAVIYLISLVSICCIVIGCRKTNNHADEVGAHDLAQIKDSGELVVLTLYSSTSYFIYRGQEMGFQYELSEQFAKSLGVKLRIEVANNVSDMIRKLLAGEGDLIAYNLPITKEWKDSLIYCGEEVITHQVIVQRNNGKTQPLTDVTQLVGKDVYVKPGKYYERLTNLNNELGGGIHIHKVTGDSITAEDLITQVAQGKIPYTVADNDLAMLNKTYYPNLNIGLSISFDQRASWAVRKDCPELAAAADKWHEENMTSPAYTASMKRYFEISKAIPHSPILSLREGKISHYDDLFKKYSKEIDWDWRLLASLAYTESNFDTTAVSWAGAKGLMQLMPQTARAMGVPPGMEQNPEESVKAAVKYIAATDKSLRTIPDKQERIKFILASYNAGLGHILDAMALANKYGKNKNVWDNNVENYILLKSNEEYFTDPVCKNGYFRGIETFNFVRDIMSRYEAYKKKIKK; the protein is encoded by the coding sequence ATGAAACGCCAAGCTGTCATTTACTTGATTTCATTAGTGAGTATTTGCTGTATCGTAATAGGATGCCGCAAAACTAACAATCATGCAGATGAAGTAGGGGCGCATGATCTTGCCCAAATAAAAGACAGCGGTGAATTAGTAGTATTGACATTGTATAGTTCAACCTCCTACTTTATTTATCGAGGCCAGGAAATGGGTTTCCAATATGAATTGAGTGAACAGTTTGCCAAAAGTCTAGGTGTAAAATTACGCATTGAAGTAGCTAATAATGTATCTGATATGATCAGGAAGTTGCTCGCTGGTGAAGGAGACCTGATCGCTTACAATCTGCCTATTACGAAAGAATGGAAAGACAGCCTGATTTATTGTGGGGAAGAAGTCATTACCCACCAAGTGATTGTCCAGCGGAATAATGGGAAAACCCAGCCGTTGACCGATGTAACCCAACTAGTCGGAAAGGACGTCTATGTGAAACCGGGTAAATATTATGAGCGTCTAACAAATTTGAATAATGAACTAGGCGGTGGAATCCATATTCACAAGGTAACGGGAGACAGTATCACAGCAGAAGATTTAATCACGCAAGTAGCGCAGGGAAAAATTCCTTATACGGTAGCAGACAATGACTTGGCCATGCTAAATAAAACGTATTATCCCAACTTGAATATCGGGCTTTCCATCAGTTTCGACCAACGCGCTTCATGGGCGGTACGTAAGGATTGTCCCGAACTTGCAGCCGCAGCCGACAAATGGCATGAGGAGAATATGACTTCACCGGCCTATACAGCCAGTATGAAACGATATTTTGAAATCAGCAAAGCAATCCCACATTCTCCAATCCTTTCGCTGCGGGAAGGGAAAATCTCCCATTACGACGACTTGTTTAAGAAATACTCGAAAGAAATAGACTGGGATTGGCGTCTCTTGGCATCACTGGCATATACTGAATCTAATTTCGACACCACAGCCGTCTCATGGGCAGGAGCCAAAGGCCTCATGCAACTCATGCCTCAAACCGCGCGGGCAATGGGAGTTCCTCCAGGAATGGAGCAAAACCCGGAAGAAAGTGTCAAAGCTGCCGTAAAATATATAGCAGCAACCGACAAAAGCTTACGTACGATCCCCGACAAACAAGAACGCATCAAATTCATCTTAGCATCCTATAATGCAGGATTAGGGCATATTCTCGATGCGATGGCCCTTGCCAACAAATATGGAAAAAACAAAAACGTATGGGACAATAATGTAGAAAACTACATACTCTTGAAGAGTAATGAGGAATATTTCACCGACCCGGTATGTAAAAACGGTTATTTCCGCGGAATTGAAACATTCAATTTTGTCAGAGATATAATGTCTCGTTACGAAGCCTATAAAAAGAAAATCAAAAAGTAA